A part of Uloborus diversus isolate 005 chromosome 6, Udiv.v.3.1, whole genome shotgun sequence genomic DNA contains:
- the LOC129224997 gene encoding uncharacterized protein LOC129224997, producing the protein MLNVDISRQGRVRKADFERVAAVTICFQKHDNVEDFIPFELLPSVCILNLKDCSLTAPGYTGSLLADVNDRIRAVPTNGPVFSIIYSILCDIERTVQWWKMVTSPSVDSSAARSAILSKGFSRMDTQIIKNLSNLAER; encoded by the exons ATGCTGAATGTGGACATCAGTAGGCAAGGACGAGTTAGAAAAGCAGATTTTGAACGTGTCGCTGCTGTGACTATCTGTTTTCAGAAACATGACAATGTCGAGGATTTCATTCCATTTGAGCTTTTG CCTTCTGTATGCATTTTAAACCTGAAAGATTGCTCCTTAACAGCTCCTGGATACACG GGTTCACTTCTTGCCGATGTAAATGACAGGATAAGAGCAGTTCCTACAAATGGACCAGTTTTTTCAATAATCTATAG CATTTTGTGTGACATAGAAAGAACAGTTCAGTGGTGGAAGATGGTTACTTCTCCTTCTGTGGATTCTAGTGCAGCTCGATCAGCGATACTATCAAAGGGTTTTTCTCGAATGGACACACAAATAATTAAG